The Pseudomonadota bacterium genome has a window encoding:
- a CDS encoding NADH-quinone oxidoreductase subunit I — translation MSGYFEDIYTGTKSLGIGLGITIKAFFQPVVTLQYPYETIKMSARFRGHIELVGSEETGEPLCIVCGMCQKACPSGCITVAGEKPEGSKKKVLTHYILDFTKCSLCGQCVESCKPGAITFSKDYNLAGPRKEDYVFDLLKRLTERNS, via the coding sequence ATGAGTGGATACTTTGAAGATATTTATACCGGGACAAAGAGCCTGGGGATAGGACTCGGGATTACGATCAAGGCTTTTTTCCAGCCGGTGGTCACCCTGCAGTACCCTTACGAGACCATCAAAATGTCTGCCAGGTTCCGGGGCCATATTGAGCTTGTTGGCAGTGAAGAAACCGGGGAGCCTTTATGTATTGTCTGCGGAATGTGCCAGAAAGCCTGTCCTTCAGGCTGTATCACCGTGGCCGGAGAAAAACCCGAAGGTTCAAAGAAAAAGGTTCTGACCCATTATATTCTTGATTTTACAAAATGCAGCCTCTGCGGTCAGTGCGTTGAAAGCTGTAAACCGGGCGCCATTACTTTTTCCAAGGATTATAATCTCGCCGGGCCTCGGAAAGAGGATTATGTCTTTGATCTCTTGAAAAGACTTACAGAGAGGAATTCATGA
- a CDS encoding NADH-quinone oxidoreductase subunit M: protein MEFLILNDSYHIFGIGILSALIFLPLAGALIMFFIPGENASKLAALFITVLTAAISLPLYSRFDLGTAKFQFAEHVTWIPALNINYTLGIDGISLLLILMTTLLMPLCVLGSWKYITKRVKEFMICLLIMETSMLGVFMALDFVLFYVLWEAMLIPMYLLIAIWGGPRKTYASIKFFLYTLAGSVMLLVAIIALYLHNNYSFFIPEMMGQPYSSCFQFWVFLAFFLAFAIKVPMFPFHTWLPAAHVEAPTAGSVVLASVLLKMGTYGFLRFCLPITPEATFVFMPYVLWLSIAGILYGGFTALAQSDMKKLVAYSSVGHMGFVTLGIFVLNKQGIEGAILQMINHGVTTGALFLCVGMIYERTHSRELAMATGIGKYMPVFVTFLAFFSLSSLAFPGTNSFVGEFLILVGAFTKSKLIAAFAIPGAVLAAAYMLRMLQKIVWGGASNPDQSHLSDLSAREILTLAPLLLFVFWIGLAPAPFMDVMHVSVSHLLDQVNSAAPGPITVVQALIP, encoded by the coding sequence ATGGAATTTCTCATACTGAATGATAGTTATCACATCTTTGGTATCGGCATTTTAAGTGCCCTTATCTTCCTGCCTCTGGCAGGTGCTCTGATAATGTTTTTCATTCCCGGCGAAAATGCTTCCAAGCTTGCAGCTTTATTCATTACTGTGCTTACAGCGGCAATTTCCTTACCCTTATACAGTCGATTTGACCTCGGAACCGCAAAATTCCAGTTTGCTGAGCATGTGACCTGGATTCCTGCCTTAAATATCAATTACACCTTGGGAATCGACGGAATAAGTCTTTTGCTTATCTTGATGACCACCTTACTCATGCCTTTATGCGTTCTTGGCTCCTGGAAGTATATTACCAAGCGCGTCAAGGAGTTTATGATCTGCCTGCTGATTATGGAAACCTCCATGCTCGGTGTTTTCATGGCCCTGGATTTTGTGCTTTTTTACGTTCTCTGGGAAGCCATGCTCATCCCCATGTATCTGCTTATCGCCATCTGGGGTGGCCCACGTAAGACCTATGCCTCCATCAAGTTCTTTCTGTATACCCTTGCCGGTTCGGTCATGCTTCTTGTGGCAATCATCGCGCTATACCTACATAACAACTATAGCTTTTTCATACCCGAGATGATGGGCCAGCCCTACTCGTCATGCTTTCAGTTCTGGGTTTTTCTTGCTTTTTTCCTGGCTTTTGCCATCAAGGTTCCGATGTTTCCTTTTCATACATGGCTTCCTGCCGCACATGTTGAGGCGCCGACAGCAGGAAGTGTGGTGCTTGCCAGTGTGCTGCTGAAAATGGGAACTTACGGATTCTTGCGATTCTGCCTGCCGATTACCCCGGAGGCAACCTTTGTTTTTATGCCATATGTACTTTGGCTTTCCATTGCCGGCATTCTTTACGGTGGTTTTACAGCGCTGGCGCAAAGCGACATGAAAAAACTGGTCGCCTACTCCAGTGTCGGCCATATGGGTTTTGTCACATTGGGAATTTTTGTCCTTAATAAGCAGGGCATTGAGGGAGCAATTCTTCAGATGATCAATCACGGCGTCACAACCGGAGCCCTCTTCCTCTGTGTCGGAATGATCTACGAGAGAACCCACAGCAGAGAATTGGCTATGGCCACAGGTATTGGAAAATATATGCCGGTGTTTGTGACCTTCCTTGCTTTCTTTTCGTTGTCTTCATTAGCTTTTCCAGGAACCAACAGTTTTGTCGGAGAATTTTTAATCCTTGTAGGTGCATTTACCAAATCAAAGCTTATTGCCGCTTTTGCGATTCCTGGAGCGGTACTGGCAGCCGCCTATATGCTTCGAATGCTTCAGAAGATTGTCTGGGGTGGGGCTTCGAATCCCGACCAGTCTCATCTTTCTGATCTTTCAGCACGCGAGATTCTGACTCTTGCTCCTCTCCTGTTATTTGTCTTCTGGATCGGTCTGGCTCCTGCTCCGTTTATGGATGTTATGCACGTAAGTGTTTCACACTTGCTTGATCAGGTAAATTCGGCAGCGCCCGGTCCTATTACAGTAGTTCAGGCGCTCATTCCGTAA
- a CDS encoding monovalent cation/H+ antiporter subunit D family protein, which translates to MELEVVQSCKPLYAILAALVGTILVMLNGKKPNVREACSFFASVVMFGIIVSMIPTILSGKTLVCELFSILPPVDGLGKLSFTLRADAFSMIFAVAASFLWILAVFYSMGYMRGLNEHAQTRFNACFALSLFGAMGVAFSDNMLTLYLFYEIVSICTYPLVAHHQDEEGYAGARKYIVYLTTTAKGLLLPALVLIYVLTGTLDFANNMHTGIFPGGANATVVTVLYIFCILGFAKNGVMPVHHWLPGAMVAPTPVSALLHAVAVVKVGVFSTTRVMLYVFGVDTMSALNLGIPTAYFVSFTILMASVIAISKTNLKARLAYSTVSQLSYIILGVALLTPSAIEGGLIHIANHAFSKITLFFCAGAIYVASHKKDISEMGGLGRTMPFTFAAFGIASLSMIGAPPVAGFVTKWKLLMGAMELSGHQISFLLILLASTLLNVGYFAPVTFKAFFGKRPEGEVYEGVKEAPLSMVIPIMIAAIISVVIGIYPDFMMNFVKAVTG; encoded by the coding sequence ATGGAATTAGAGGTCGTTCAATCCTGTAAACCGCTTTATGCCATACTTGCGGCACTGGTAGGCACTATACTTGTGATGCTGAACGGGAAAAAGCCCAACGTTCGGGAGGCCTGTTCATTTTTTGCATCAGTGGTCATGTTCGGCATAATTGTGTCGATGATCCCAACTATACTCTCTGGCAAAACACTGGTCTGCGAGCTTTTTTCCATCCTGCCTCCGGTCGATGGTCTCGGGAAGTTAAGCTTTACCCTGCGAGCAGATGCCTTTTCAATGATTTTTGCAGTTGCCGCCTCCTTTTTGTGGATTTTAGCAGTGTTTTATTCCATGGGCTATATGCGCGGACTTAATGAGCATGCACAGACCAGGTTTAATGCCTGTTTCGCCCTTTCACTCTTCGGTGCAATGGGTGTTGCATTTTCCGACAACATGCTCACCCTGTATCTTTTTTACGAAATAGTCAGCATCTGCACCTATCCTCTGGTTGCTCATCATCAGGATGAAGAAGGCTATGCAGGCGCAAGAAAATATATTGTTTACCTGACCACAACGGCAAAAGGACTGCTGCTGCCGGCTCTGGTGCTTATCTACGTATTGACCGGCACCCTTGATTTTGCCAACAATATGCACACCGGAATCTTTCCGGGCGGCGCCAACGCAACGGTAGTTACTGTTCTGTATATTTTCTGTATTCTTGGTTTTGCTAAAAATGGTGTGATGCCGGTTCATCACTGGTTACCGGGGGCGATGGTTGCACCGACCCCTGTCAGTGCTCTTCTTCATGCGGTTGCGGTAGTCAAGGTCGGTGTATTTTCTACCACCAGAGTCATGTTATATGTCTTTGGTGTTGACACGATGAGTGCCTTGAATCTCGGGATTCCCACCGCCTACTTTGTATCGTTTACCATTCTCATGGCATCGGTTATTGCTATTTCAAAAACCAACCTCAAAGCTCGTCTTGCTTATTCAACTGTCAGTCAGCTTTCCTATATTATTCTTGGCGTCGCCTTGTTGACACCGTCGGCCATTGAAGGCGGACTTATCCATATTGCCAATCATGCCTTTTCCAAAATCACCCTCTTTTTCTGTGCAGGCGCAATCTATGTTGCTTCCCATAAAAAAGATATATCAGAAATGGGCGGGCTTGGCCGGACCATGCCTTTTACCTTCGCAGCATTTGGTATTGCATCGCTCAGTATGATCGGCGCCCCACCGGTTGCTGGTTTCGTTACTAAATGGAAACTACTGATGGGGGCCATGGAGTTGAGCGGTCACCAGATCAGTTTTCTATTGATTCTTCTTGCAAGTACATTACTCAATGTCGGTTATTTTGCGCCGGTTACCTTTAAGGCGTTTTTTGGAAAACGCCCCGAGGGGGAGGTCTATGAAGGGGTTAAAGAAGCGCCTCTCTCCATGGTGATTCCTATTATGATTGCAGCGATAATTTCTGTAGTTATCGGTATTTATCCGGACTTCATGATGAATTTTGTTAAGGCGGTGACAGGATGA
- a CDS encoding Na(+)/H(+) antiporter subunit D yields MTDFIHPALIMIIGAFALPFFRGAARKPYLVLVPALAFLGVVKMQLGGVEGTFGVYSFMDWTLTFGRVDRLSQVFGHIMTLMCIIGTIYGMHEKEDSQFIAAWLYVAGSLGVIYCGDYLVLFLFWELMAFSSVFLVWFRRRKQSLATGYRYLLVHTAGGLALLAGMVLRYQATGGDLSFGQLDVKTPELYTYLIMIGFILNAAVPPFHAWLPDAYGEATVGGAVFMCAFTTKTAVYALARGCAGFEILVPLGVFMALYGVVYAVLENDSRRLLAYHIISQVGYMVTGVGIGTEMAINGTCAHAFAHILYKGLLFMGCGSVLYMTGKSKFSDLGGLYKKMPMAFIYTLIGGLSISAFPLFSGFVSKSMIVAAGFKDHMLWPAFLLTLASAGTFLHTGLKVPYFIWFGKNNCSKETWEKAADPPWNMQVAMIIASFMCIFIGCYTPYLYNMLPYAVDYHPYNQYHLSEALQILLFTALGFFLLIKKLAPEPTISIDMDWFYRMGGRGFFWLTSKPIQSVDGWVSEIYRYLGLIPLMVTARFWSWFDWHAIDGVVDGTARSVRSLGGTLRRVQSGQLQHNIFYAVSIIAVLLIAFVLA; encoded by the coding sequence ATGACTGATTTTATACATCCCGCACTTATAATGATAATAGGTGCCTTTGCCTTGCCCTTTTTCAGGGGTGCGGCAAGAAAGCCCTACCTGGTTCTGGTGCCGGCACTGGCGTTTTTAGGTGTTGTGAAAATGCAGTTGGGCGGTGTTGAAGGAACCTTCGGCGTTTATAGTTTCATGGACTGGACCCTGACCTTTGGGCGGGTTGACAGGCTGAGCCAGGTCTTTGGGCATATTATGACATTAATGTGCATTATCGGCACCATCTACGGTATGCATGAGAAGGAAGATTCTCAGTTTATTGCGGCATGGCTTTATGTTGCAGGTTCTTTAGGGGTTATTTATTGCGGCGACTATCTGGTTCTTTTCCTGTTCTGGGAGCTCATGGCGTTTTCTTCGGTATTCCTGGTCTGGTTTAGACGCCGGAAACAATCACTGGCCACCGGCTACCGTTATCTGCTGGTTCATACCGCGGGCGGTCTGGCGCTTCTTGCCGGAATGGTGTTGCGTTATCAGGCAACCGGCGGTGATTTATCATTCGGACAACTGGATGTCAAGACCCCTGAATTATACACCTACCTGATCATGATCGGTTTTATTCTTAATGCTGCAGTTCCACCATTTCATGCTTGGCTCCCAGATGCTTATGGTGAAGCAACAGTCGGTGGGGCGGTTTTTATGTGCGCCTTTACGACAAAGACTGCGGTTTACGCCTTGGCCCGCGGATGTGCAGGTTTTGAAATACTCGTGCCGCTGGGCGTCTTCATGGCTCTCTATGGGGTTGTTTATGCGGTGCTTGAAAATGATAGCCGGCGTCTCCTCGCCTATCATATTATATCCCAGGTCGGCTATATGGTCACCGGTGTGGGAATCGGAACCGAGATGGCGATCAACGGTACCTGCGCCCACGCCTTTGCACATATCCTCTATAAAGGCTTGCTCTTTATGGGTTGCGGCTCGGTACTTTATATGACCGGCAAGAGCAAATTTTCCGATTTGGGCGGATTGTACAAGAAAATGCCCATGGCATTCATCTATACATTAATCGGCGGGCTGTCGATCTCGGCATTTCCCCTCTTTTCAGGATTTGTCAGTAAATCAATGATCGTTGCCGCCGGATTCAAGGACCATATGCTCTGGCCGGCATTTTTACTCACCCTGGCCTCTGCCGGAACTTTTCTCCATACGGGTCTGAAAGTCCCCTATTTCATCTGGTTCGGCAAGAATAACTGCAGCAAGGAAACCTGGGAAAAAGCAGCTGATCCGCCATGGAATATGCAGGTGGCGATGATTATCGCCTCATTCATGTGTATCTTTATCGGATGCTATACACCGTATCTCTATAATATGCTTCCCTATGCGGTCGATTATCATCCGTATAATCAATACCATCTTTCCGAGGCATTGCAGATTCTTCTTTTTACTGCCCTGGGCTTCTTCCTGCTCATCAAGAAGCTTGCTCCGGAACCGACTATCAGTATCGATATGGATTGGTTCTATCGGATGGGCGGTCGGGGTTTTTTCTGGCTCACCAGCAAACCCATCCAGTCTGTTGATGGCTGGGTAAGTGAGATTTACCGTTATCTCGGGCTCATTCCTTTGATGGTTACGGCTCGCTTCTGGTCATGGTTCGACTGGCATGCGATCGACGGGGTTGTGGATGGCACTGCAAGGTCTGTACGTTCACTTGGGGGTACTCTTCGGAGAGTCCAGAGTGGTCAGTTGCAACATAATATTTTTTATGCGGTTTCAATAATTGCGGTGCTGCTCATCGCTTTTGTGCTGGCATAA
- a CDS encoding NADH-quinone oxidoreductase subunit J, which produces MMLFTAEGLSGVVFIGFIGITLVGALIAVHAERLIRSVCGLAICFIGISGLYYFLHSPFVALMEMLIYVGAVCVTIVFAIMLADSHPEKQVGKRNVLTGALSFAVASIIFLGVLILARRTDWLACGAKENNGSMMEVGKSLLTTNSMVFELISIVLLVAIIGSLVLARSGRERS; this is translated from the coding sequence ATGATGTTATTCACAGCTGAAGGACTTTCCGGTGTTGTTTTTATTGGATTTATCGGAATTACCCTTGTCGGTGCACTGATTGCCGTACATGCTGAAAGGCTTATTCGCAGTGTATGCGGCCTGGCAATTTGTTTCATAGGAATTTCCGGGCTGTATTATTTTCTCCACAGTCCCTTTGTTGCGCTCATGGAGATGCTGATTTATGTCGGGGCTGTGTGCGTCACTATCGTTTTTGCAATAATGCTTGCCGACTCCCACCCTGAAAAACAGGTGGGTAAGCGTAATGTTCTCACCGGGGCTTTGAGTTTTGCTGTTGCATCCATAATTTTTTTGGGGGTCCTCATTCTGGCGAGAAGAACTGATTGGCTGGCCTGCGGCGCCAAAGAAAACAACGGCTCGATGATGGAAGTCGGCAAGTCGCTTCTCACCACCAACAGCATGGTTTTCGAGTTAATTTCAATAGTACTTCTGGTTGCAATTATCGGTTCGCTGGTCCTTGCTAGGTCCGGCAGGGAGAGATCATGA
- the nuoK gene encoding NADH-quinone oxidoreductase subunit NuoK: protein MNILTISNNLETYLVIGAFLFALGFYGLLSRQTFIGMLIAAELILSGASINFMAFNRFLAPDPTVGQIFTLFIMGIAAAEAAIALSIIIAVYRNYKSINTEDVVELQG from the coding sequence ATGAACATACTCACGATAAGTAATAATCTGGAAACTTACCTGGTGATCGGAGCGTTTCTTTTTGCTTTGGGTTTTTATGGTTTGTTGAGTCGTCAGACCTTTATTGGAATGCTGATTGCCGCGGAGCTGATACTTTCCGGCGCATCGATCAACTTTATGGCCTTTAATCGTTTTCTAGCACCCGACCCAACAGTCGGTCAGATATTTACCTTGTTTATTATGGGTATTGCTGCTGCTGAGGCGGCAATCGCTCTCAGTATTATAATTGCTGTTTATCGCAATTATAAGTCCATAAACACCGAAGATGTTGTGGAACTCCAAGGTTAG
- the nuoH gene encoding NADH-quinone oxidoreductase subunit NuoH, giving the protein MNELPEVVRLLIFLVGIIGFAALNAAYLVWVERKGAAHIQRRIGPKEVGPFGLIQPLADGVKLMTKQLLVPAGVDPILFKVAPILLLVPAIMSFLVIPFSEDLVGRDINIGLLMIFAFASVNVFGVLIGGWGSNNKYAVISAARAVSQNVAYEIPMLLIVISIVMVSNTMNLNEIIRQQAGWFFNWNVCRIWVNPLMPIAFVVFFICSLAETNRAPFDLAEAESELIAGAYTEYSGMGFGVFFMGEYANIVIGCALTTILFLGGWQSPIPWSPAGLLGTLWGVSWFLVKMYFLIWTVVWIRWTYPRIQFYYLLNLSWKILIPFALINLILTAAMIKVF; this is encoded by the coding sequence ATGAATGAATTACCTGAAGTCGTGCGGCTGCTTATTTTCCTGGTGGGAATTATTGGTTTTGCCGCTTTGAATGCCGCCTACCTTGTCTGGGTGGAAAGAAAGGGCGCCGCGCATATTCAACGCCGAATCGGACCGAAAGAAGTGGGACCCTTTGGCCTTATCCAGCCCCTTGCCGACGGTGTCAAGCTGATGACCAAGCAACTCCTGGTTCCAGCCGGAGTTGATCCGATACTGTTCAAGGTTGCGCCAATATTGCTGCTGGTCCCGGCGATCATGAGTTTTCTGGTTATCCCGTTCAGTGAAGATCTGGTGGGTCGGGATATCAACATCGGTCTTCTTATGATATTTGCCTTTGCATCAGTGAATGTCTTTGGAGTTCTTATCGGCGGCTGGGGGTCGAACAATAAGTATGCGGTGATTTCCGCTGCCCGTGCTGTTTCCCAGAATGTTGCCTATGAAATTCCCATGCTGCTGATCGTCATTTCAATCGTCATGGTGTCAAATACCATGAACCTCAATGAAATTATCAGGCAGCAGGCCGGCTGGTTCTTTAACTGGAATGTCTGCCGTATTTGGGTTAATCCATTGATGCCCATTGCTTTTGTCGTATTCTTTATCTGTTCTCTCGCCGAAACTAACCGGGCGCCATTTGATCTTGCCGAGGCGGAAAGTGAGCTCATTGCTGGTGCTTATACCGAATATTCCGGCATGGGATTCGGAGTTTTCTTCATGGGTGAATATGCCAATATTGTTATCGGCTGCGCCTTGACAACGATCCTTTTCCTTGGGGGTTGGCAGTCACCCATTCCTTGGAGTCCTGCGGGTTTGCTCGGCACTTTATGGGGGGTATCCTGGTTTCTGGTGAAAATGTATTTTCTCATCTGGACGGTTGTCTGGATTCGTTGGACCTATCCCCGAATTCAATTTTATTACCTTCTTAATCTTTCCTGGAAGATACTAATTCCTTTTGCTCTGATTAACTTGATTCTAACCGCTGCCATGATAAAGGTGTTTTGA